Proteins encoded within one genomic window of Candidatus Hydrogenedentota bacterium:
- a CDS encoding glycosyltransferase family 2 protein, with protein sequence MSQEDHTIGRKGDAVAGAAAGPSQRPLVAVLILNWEIWRNTLECLRSLEGITYPKQNVGIFVIDNGSQNDSVSVLRNQLNAMRTQGWRDLALVENSENIGFARGNNAGYTRIPPEYELVYLSNDDIVFYEDCLEHVAEAFARYESAGVVGAKVLTYDAPHVLSHGAGYVRPLLLGTRSENTETPTYCHFVTGCALCIRRSVVEQLGTFFDPAFIAYWEDTDLCARVRAAGYGILYCPEARVLHKVSTSTGGIEGLISPVRAYRIMHGKTLYARKHLSLLSRGLFYALFAVRFPWFVLRTTVLGGRGAPVLWGAYLRGVRDGVSTRLDE encoded by the coding sequence ATGTCTCAAGAAGACCACACAATAGGCAGGAAGGGGGATGCTGTTGCGGGGGCGGCTGCGGGACCCAGCCAACGCCCCTTGGTAGCTGTCCTTATCCTCAACTGGGAAATCTGGCGCAATACCCTCGAATGCCTCCGTTCCCTGGAGGGCATTACCTACCCTAAACAAAACGTGGGCATTTTCGTAATAGACAACGGTTCACAAAATGATTCGGTGTCCGTGCTGCGCAACCAACTCAACGCCATGCGAACTCAAGGATGGCGCGACCTGGCCTTGGTGGAAAACTCCGAAAACATCGGATTCGCCCGCGGGAACAATGCCGGGTACACACGGATCCCGCCTGAGTATGAGCTTGTCTATCTCTCGAATGATGACATCGTATTCTATGAAGATTGCCTGGAGCACGTGGCGGAAGCATTCGCTCGATACGAGAGCGCCGGAGTCGTCGGGGCGAAGGTACTGACGTACGATGCGCCTCATGTGCTTTCGCACGGAGCCGGATACGTGCGCCCTCTATTGTTAGGGACTCGCTCCGAGAATACCGAGACCCCCACCTATTGCCACTTCGTAACGGGGTGCGCTCTCTGTATCCGGCGGTCTGTAGTGGAACAACTCGGAACGTTCTTCGACCCGGCTTTCATCGCGTATTGGGAAGACACCGACCTTTGCGCGCGTGTGCGCGCGGCAGGCTATGGCATTCTATACTGTCCTGAAGCGCGCGTTTTACACAAGGTTTCGACGTCGACAGGCGGGATCGAGGGTCTCATCTCGCCAGTCCGCGCATACCGCATCATGCACGGCAAGACACTATACGCCAGAAAGCATCTGTCTTTGCTGTCACGGGGGCTCTTCTATGCCCTGTTTGCCGTGCGCTTTCCCTGGTTCGTCCTGCGCACCACGGTCTTGGGAGGCCGCGGTGCCCCGGTTCTGTGGGGCGCATATCTCAGGGGGGTCCGGGACGGGGTGTCGACCCGGCTTGATGAGTGA
- a CDS encoding oligosaccharide flippase family protein — MRTRTARQAFLIAAVNFASAILRFVVTILMAKILSPEGWGNVAVFIALMDVISILCDSGVNATLVRFVAAEADSRATTIFGRCFSIKSANAATLVLVLWVLRRPILENQQFPQELHWLYPVAIAAGVLLSFHSLALSMFQAKQEFGRYSFTYLSVNTVRMLGLGTLLMLGTLTLPAVTASFFSAPAAAFALALPLLFLTLRRSAALPRPAVSLSAMLLFMAPLALMNAITIGNMRVSNFMLKTLASPEAVANYELAYQIGFVFPLLTSALFTVLLPRVSAMQSRDELRSYRARLLRMYPIVLGMTLAGVLIGPWFIAVVFGAKYAASLAIVRLLIIGFGIHIITQPMSLVFYAASRPAYLTAIYSAQFAVIIVLNYFFIPRWGGMGAALTVLIATLLAVFAIITLSGWVIRNLPRDHRAAD, encoded by the coding sequence TTGCGTACGCGAACCGCACGGCAGGCGTTTCTCATTGCCGCCGTAAATTTCGCTTCCGCTATCTTGCGCTTCGTTGTTACGATTCTTATGGCAAAGATCCTGTCGCCGGAAGGGTGGGGGAACGTTGCCGTATTCATTGCCCTGATGGACGTGATATCGATCCTGTGCGACAGCGGCGTCAATGCCACGCTGGTGCGCTTTGTCGCCGCCGAAGCCGATTCGCGCGCAACGACAATCTTCGGCCGCTGCTTCTCGATCAAGAGCGCGAATGCAGCGACGCTTGTTCTTGTCCTTTGGGTGCTGAGACGGCCGATTCTTGAGAACCAGCAGTTTCCACAAGAGCTTCACTGGCTCTACCCCGTCGCCATCGCAGCAGGGGTGCTTCTTTCATTTCACAGTCTCGCGTTGTCAATGTTCCAGGCCAAACAGGAATTCGGCCGCTACAGCTTCACTTATTTGTCTGTTAATACGGTTCGGATGCTTGGTCTGGGGACGTTGCTCATGCTCGGGACTCTGACCCTGCCGGCGGTAACGGCGTCGTTCTTTTCCGCGCCGGCTGCGGCCTTTGCCTTGGCCCTGCCGCTGTTGTTCCTGACCCTGCGGCGCAGCGCCGCGCTTCCTCGCCCCGCCGTGAGTCTTAGCGCGATGCTCCTCTTCATGGCGCCGCTCGCCCTCATGAACGCAATCACGATCGGTAACATGCGCGTCAGCAATTTCATGCTTAAAACGTTGGCTTCTCCGGAAGCCGTCGCCAATTATGAATTGGCTTACCAGATTGGGTTTGTTTTCCCCTTGCTGACAAGCGCGCTGTTCACGGTCCTGTTGCCCAGGGTGTCGGCAATGCAATCGCGCGATGAACTGCGGAGCTACCGCGCACGCCTTCTACGGATGTATCCCATCGTTCTCGGTATGACTCTTGCCGGGGTCCTGATAGGGCCGTGGTTCATTGCCGTAGTGTTTGGCGCGAAATACGCCGCCTCGCTGGCCATTGTTCGACTGCTCATCATAGGTTTCGGCATCCACATCATAACGCAGCCCATGAGCCTGGTTTTTTATGCCGCATCGCGTCCCGCCTATCTGACTGCGATCTATTCAGCGCAGTTTGCGGTAATCATCGTCCTCAATTATTTCTTCATACCCAGATGGGGAGGAATGGGCGCCGCGCTGACCGTCCTTATCGCGACTTTGCTCGCGGTATTTGCTATTATCACGCTTTCGGGATGGGTGATTCGGAACCTGCCGCGAGACCACAGGGCGGCTGATTGA
- a CDS encoding class I SAM-dependent methyltransferase codes for MKTVHPSMTNTNDKPASPQTSYFANTRTEMAEFVPEWSKTILECGCGEGVFGALIKGKHDAEVWGIEINPAAAERARKALDKVIEGDIGLQIENVPDGYFDCIVFNDVLEHLLDPWAVLTTARQKLSQNGVLVCSIPNIRFFRLFRDYVLRGEWHYEDVGVCDRTHLHCFTAKSIRAMFGGVGYDIVSLAGINGITTWKFGLLNALTFGWLADTRYPQFACVAKPK; via the coding sequence ATGAAAACCGTGCACCCCTCAATGACAAATACAAACGACAAGCCGGCTTCCCCGCAAACCAGTTACTTCGCCAATACGAGGACGGAAATGGCGGAGTTCGTGCCGGAGTGGTCCAAGACCATATTGGAGTGCGGATGTGGGGAAGGTGTTTTTGGCGCCTTGATCAAAGGCAAGCACGACGCCGAAGTCTGGGGCATTGAGATCAATCCCGCGGCTGCGGAACGCGCGCGTAAGGCACTCGATAAGGTCATCGAGGGAGATATCGGCCTGCAAATCGAAAACGTGCCCGACGGGTACTTCGACTGCATCGTATTCAATGATGTCCTCGAACATCTTTTGGACCCGTGGGCCGTGCTTACAACGGCTAGACAAAAGCTCTCTCAAAACGGAGTCCTGGTCTGTTCTATTCCCAACATCCGTTTCTTTAGACTATTCCGCGACTATGTTCTTCGGGGAGAGTGGCATTATGAGGACGTCGGGGTCTGCGACCGAACCCACCTCCACTGCTTCACCGCAAAGAGCATCCGTGCGATGTTTGGCGGCGTGGGATACGATATCGTATCACTTGCCGGGATCAACGGTATCACGACTTGGAAATTCGGGCTTCTGAACGCCCTGACATTTGGGTGGCTCGCGGATACGCGGTATCCGCAATTTGCATGCGTGGCGAAACCAAAATGA
- a CDS encoding O-antigen ligase family protein has translation MSGASTLQEAGAAIMGGEESARKTGTSRLFPPVLLGTLVAVYALYDHISYYFPPSQAAAFAYSLCALIVFLAILNVRWGLYAFLVCLVFADEISRNLWEYTGDSGVTSILTVSLGGVAVANLAALAIIAVALVAAALRFAERPHPPALHLSDWAIVAIAGLFAFATAHGIRNALANPRLAANHLNLPIMLAGMYFVVRFFFREEDNLFQLWRVLILATSAKIIGWTGLALMGKGSMFGTTLRVGFGAVWTLFVFVLLIGVVLVTHGRGVTAITDRVIAAALILMAGALLLISAGRMLWLLTAFGFLMLVILDRLRTKVIVLAFSALCATAIVYVVALWGESMFETIGSMAGTLKIWEAHSVTASLSTMARVYEFRNIHSQLLEHNNLLLGDGPGSTFSDQYHPYPFGLSENDYSVAEQESRQFRNSHSLVTQLILQVGYLGLLVYVLCFALIYAALYAAYRHMRHPRLRLIALSLLCFLPSMVYMSWNSKSNMLLGIVVGGTGLLIQNAHANSPNTGSEERPHAQT, from the coding sequence ATGAGCGGCGCGAGCACCCTCCAAGAAGCAGGCGCGGCGATCATGGGAGGGGAGGAATCCGCCCGCAAAACCGGCACGTCGCGGTTGTTTCCGCCAGTTCTACTGGGAACGCTGGTGGCGGTATATGCCCTTTACGACCATATCTCTTACTACTTCCCGCCGTCACAAGCCGCGGCTTTTGCATATTCGCTGTGCGCCCTCATTGTCTTCCTGGCAATTCTCAATGTGCGCTGGGGTCTTTACGCCTTCCTGGTATGCCTGGTATTCGCCGACGAGATTTCGCGAAATCTGTGGGAATACACCGGAGATTCGGGCGTGACCAGCATCCTCACGGTCTCGCTGGGCGGGGTGGCAGTAGCAAACCTGGCTGCCCTTGCCATTATTGCGGTCGCGCTCGTTGCTGCGGCCCTGCGTTTTGCGGAACGTCCCCATCCCCCTGCGCTCCATCTTTCTGATTGGGCCATTGTTGCCATCGCCGGGCTGTTTGCGTTTGCCACAGCCCATGGCATCAGGAACGCTCTGGCGAATCCCCGGCTTGCCGCAAACCACCTCAACCTGCCCATAATGCTCGCCGGGATGTACTTCGTAGTCCGGTTTTTTTTCAGGGAAGAAGACAACCTCTTCCAGCTCTGGCGAGTTCTGATACTAGCCACAAGCGCCAAGATTATCGGATGGACGGGTCTCGCTCTTATGGGCAAAGGCTCTATGTTTGGAACGACCCTCCGCGTCGGATTTGGAGCGGTATGGACCCTTTTTGTGTTCGTGCTTCTGATCGGAGTGGTCCTTGTTACCCATGGGCGCGGCGTCACGGCGATCACGGACCGCGTTATCGCCGCGGCACTGATTCTGATGGCAGGAGCCCTCCTTCTTATATCCGCGGGCCGTATGCTTTGGCTTCTGACAGCGTTCGGATTCCTCATGCTGGTTATTCTGGACCGTCTACGAACTAAGGTAATCGTGCTGGCCTTTAGCGCCCTCTGCGCAACTGCGATCGTCTATGTGGTAGCCCTTTGGGGCGAGTCAATGTTCGAAACCATCGGGTCAATGGCAGGCACGCTGAAGATCTGGGAGGCGCACAGCGTGACCGCGTCTCTATCGACCATGGCGCGCGTTTACGAGTTCCGAAACATCCATTCACAGCTTCTCGAGCACAACAACCTTCTCCTGGGCGATGGTCCCGGAAGCACGTTCAGCGATCAGTACCACCCATACCCGTTCGGACTGAGCGAAAACGATTACTCCGTCGCGGAACAGGAATCGCGGCAGTTTCGCAACTCCCATTCGCTGGTGACGCAACTTATCCTGCAAGTGGGATACCTGGGCCTGCTTGTGTATGTGCTCTGTTTCGCGCTCATCTATGCCGCGCTGTATGCCGCCTATCGCCATATGAGGCATCCACGTCTCAGGCTTATAGCCTTAAGCCTGCTCTGTTTTCTCCCGAGCATGGTCTACATGTCGTGGAATTCAAAATCCAATATGCTCCTCGGAATTGTCGTGGGCGGTACGGGGCTTCTCATTCAAAATGCCCACGCGAACTCTCCCAACACCGGATCAGAAGAACGGCCTCATGCTCAAACCTGA